DNA from Coffea arabica cultivar ET-39 chromosome 10c, Coffea Arabica ET-39 HiFi, whole genome shotgun sequence:
ccaacttaaatcacaaggtgacacttgtcactctcattaatgcaAAGCTATTCTTTTGTCTCTCACACACCCATCCATTtgggtaacttctaattatctcttaacacctgataaattaaacctggtatacacaacttaacctaactgaccgaattttatcgaactttccGCACAGCGGGTTCCACTCCCGATATATACTCCTAAAACCTCataaactaatttatactagaaaaataatttaaaaaccatatttacccataaaaattatttagaaaatttttctaataaagaaaatacggAAAAGCGTGcagttaaataaaataaaacctagaaaataagaaaatttacaggttctcacactctctcccccttaaaagaattttgccctcgaaatttctcaccttgattcaCGAATAggtcagggtatttcttttacatttcttctttcacctcccaggtagcctccTCTACCCCATGATTTCTCTACAATATCTTTACCAAAGGAATCTGTTTGTTTCTCAGCTCCTTAACTTTTCGGTCAAGCAACTGTACAGGTTTTTCTTCATAGGTAAGGGATTCATCAATTTCGATTTCCTCTGATTGTAAGATATGAGATGGGTCAGGatagtacttcttaagcatcgagacgtggaagacatCGTGAGTTCGGGATAGATTGGGCGGTAGTTCTAGCCGATACACTACTTTACCCACTCTCTGGAGAATCTTGAAAGGTCCGACGAACCTCagttgcaatttctttcctttgcccgctgTGACGCTCCATAACGGTGTGATcttgaggaaaacacggtcCCCGACTTCGaattccaagtcttttcttcgattgtccgCGTAGCACTTTTGCCggttttgagctgtttggagcctttgtcgtatcaacttgacTTTTTCTCGGGCCTCCTCCATCCACGAAATAACTGTTGGATCCAGAACTTTCCTCTCGCCGACTTCATCGAAGTAGATTGGTGACCGGCACTTCCTCCCGTACAGCGCTTCgtatggtgccatttgaatggacgaatggtagctattaTTGTACGCAAACTCCACTAAGGTCACGTGTTAACCCCAATTACCgccaaaatccagaatacagGTCCTTAGCATATCCttgagagtttgaattgttcactgcgattgtccatccgtctgagggtaaTAGGTGGTGCTTaggttgagtttagtccccagagtctcttgaaatttctgccaaaacctaGATACGAAGCGGGGATCTCTGTCTGAGACGATGCTCACGGGAACACCATAAAACCTtacgatctcgtccatgtacacctGAGCCAATTTGTCTATGAAATACTTCATGCTTACCGGCaagaaatgagccgatttggttaattgatcgacgatcacccacaCGGCATCGTGTTCTCGTTGTGTTCGCAGCAaccctgaaacgaagtccatagtgacattttcctatttccattcgggtatctcaagaggttgtaaaaaacccgatggtttttgatgctccgccttaacctgttggcaaacgagacattttttCACGTACAGAGCaatctccttcttcatgttatcccaccaatatgctccttttaggtcttgatacatcttgctactacccggatggattgtgtaTCTGGACCGATGAGTTTCCTCTAAGATCTCCATTCTTAACGCTTCATCTTTAGGCACCACCACTCGGTTTTGGTATTTTAGAATACCCTCGGGACTAAAGTTGAAGTCGGTCGATTCCcttttttccaccttctctccCCATTTCCGCACCATCGAAtcctccttttgagcttctttaatccGCTCCAGTAGGGTGGAGTTACCTTAATATTACCAAAATCCatcttatgactcccaaggtagggtttccactcgcaaacggattctaacaaatcccactctttgatcattaaccctgctacttgcgACTTAAGGCATTGGCCACCACGTTCACCttccccggatggtagttgatagtgcagtcgtaatcctccagaaattctaTCCACTGTCactgcctcatgttcaattccttttaCGAGAAGAGGTATCTAAGGATCTGCTTTTGCATTACCACACACCCCAGACCTTCCCGCGACGCATCGGTATAAACGGCAAACCCGTTTACTCTGTTAAGCAAGACTAGAATGGTGCTATGGTTAACcttttctttaactcttgaaaactcACTTCGCGTTTGGCATCCCACACaaaccgaccatgtttctttgtcaggtcagtcaaaggaccggctagtttggaAAAGTCTTTAATAAAACGCTGGTAGTACCCAGCCAACCGTAGAAAACTACGAATCTCCTTGGAGTTTTCTGGCCGCTTCTaattagtcacagcctctactttcgctgggtcaaccgagatgccctcttgagaaattacgtgccctaagaaagaaattttctccaaccaaaactcgcattTACTGAACTTGGCATACAACTAATGCTCCCTCAGGGTTTATAAAACGACTCCCAGGTGCTATTCATGCTCCTAGCGAGTCTTGGAGTAGACCAGGATGTCGTCGATAAAGACTACGATGAATCGATCTAGGTAGgccttaaaaaccctatgcattagatcCATGACGGCGGCCGGGGCATTGGTCAATCCGAAGGGCATGACTGTGAATTCGTAGTGCTcatatctcgaattgaaagcagtttttggGATATCCTctttcctaatcaacaactggtaatacccttggTGAAAATCCAATTTCgaaaagaccactgctccttgcaattGGTCGAACAACTAATcaatatggggcagtggatacttctTTTTAATCGTGACATTGTTCAGTCGCTGGTAGTCTATACACATCCGCAGACTCCCATCCTTCTTTTTCACAAACAGTACaggggctccccaaggagacccactctcttggaTGAACCctcgctccaaaaggtcttgtaactGCAATTTTAGCTCCTTAAGTTCCGCAGGGGCCATCCGATACGGGATTTTTGAGATGGGTGACGTTCCCGGTAAcaggtcgattttgaattctctCTCTTTCCAGAGGTagagctactaactcatcacgAAACACGGCTGGATATTCCCTTACTATGGGCACGTCTTCTACCTTCAATTTGTCGGTGGGGGTATTGATTAGGAAAGTTAAGaacccttgcgcccctctacttagcagttTTCTAGCTTGAATGCCCGAGATCaaggcagatgaggctaaccttcCTCTTATATCTAACCCTAAGTTCGCCTCTCCATGAATACAGAATTCTACCACCTTTTTCTTACAATCTAGTTGGGcattatatttggctaaccagtccatgctAAGGATCACGTCACaccccttaatggacaggcTGATCAAATCCTCTAACAATTTTCTTTCTCCTACCCAAACCTCGCagtccttataaaccatactcaTCATCAAACGATGATCCCCCacaggtgtactaacttctagatCGTAAGGTAAACTAGCAAGTTTTATATCAATGCCACATACGAAAttggggttaacaaaggaatgggtggcactGAGATCTACTAAGACCTTTGCAAAGCGgtggaatacagggatcgtaccttctacgacctcggaAGAGTCTGGGACCTGCTGTGGCTCTAACGAGTACACTCGAGCCGCTACCTTGGGTTTCGTCCCGTCCCCCTTAGCTGGTCCGGAACTGGTCTTTGGCGGTTGTTGActtccctttccatcttgttttaGAATTGGCAGGTGGCAAACTAGTGGTCTGCacttccgcaacgcagacactttccctccttcttccagCAGTTATCCTCAGTGTGGTTGGCTTTCCGCAATACCCACAGGGTCCACGGGATGCCGAACCCAAACCTCTTTGGAAGCCTCCTCCCTGGCTTCTCCCAGTTGGGCCATCCCTTAGCTGGACCCCTCTACCTACACCCGACTGCCTTCCTCCTCCGGCTCCCCGTCCGAACTTGAAAGGGGCACTCTTATCCCCCTGCCTTGAACTGCTTTCAGGAAACCctcgcttcttagcctggacgTTTCTCACCTGTAGTCTAGCACTTTCCACCCGTTGGGCTTTCTCTACGGTCTCACTAAAAGCGTTAATCTAGGCCACCGTTAGGTTCTTCTGAATTTTCACGCTCAGGCCCTGGAAGGGGCGCCTTATCCGTttttgctcggtcatgattagctcaggggcaaatttggataggcgggtgaattggctctcatactcCGCTACGGATTAGGCCCTGTGAtgaagccgaataaattcatcttcgtTCCATTCCtaaactagaggagggaaaaatttaGCGTTAAACTCCCGCATAAAGTTCACCCAGGTCCTGGGTGTTTGTTCCcattcccatttttgccgaataacATTCCACTAGGTTAAAAGACGGCGAATGTCACCTGCCTACCCTCGGTATAATGCAGGGCAGCAAAGATATCCACCATTTTCTCCAGCCACCTTTCGGCTACATCTGGATCGGGCCCCTCATTGAACTTTGGTGGGacaaacttctgaaatctctcgaGAGCCCTGTCTTCGCTCTCCACGTGGTTGCCAGGGTTCCtagggttggggttagggttttgaccctgttgcaGTACCACTTGGCAAgtaaattagtcatttgctgcaaagcagcagctatttggacattagggtcaaccctaggttcagggtttggtccagatgaggttttcCTAGTGCCCCTCTCCGACGTGGGTTGCCTACTCCCGCGttcacgtccccgaccactacGTGTCCCTTTCATGAAGTCTAATCGATCTAAGTAAACGTagctatatataaaaaaaataacaatacatGTAAGTAAGGAACCAAAAGcttttcacaataaagcatatatacatacaaAACAAACTCAAACAAGTCACATGTtgacagtcagtcaagtacaaacaaagACAATCCATAAGGGAACGGCATCATCAAAAGTAATATATACATAGCTAGTCCAAACGTACAAAACGGCTAACTGAAGTTCTTTCCCGGTCTACCATTCCCTATCCTTCCTATATATGGTAGtcaaaaccatccaaaaaaaACTAAGAATAATGGCTTAGTCCGTCGTCGGACTAGTGGACCCCTCCGACTGGACGGGTTCACCTCCAATCCCACATCCCGTACACGAAGTCCCGTCGCTCTCCTCCTCGAGCAAATCATCGCAAATGTTCAAGATCGACTCGGCTCTACCTCTTACTTTCCTAGCCCTTTTGACCATGCACTCGCGCCTCCCCAAGTTGGGCACAAAGGTTGTCTACTCTATCCTGGCCCTCAACCACGTCGTACTCAAGCTCCTTGATTCGCTCAACTTGCTTTTTGTTGGCCTCCCTCAACTGGTTTACTTCAGCCTCAAGCCTAGCGTTATCCTTCGCCaacttctttctttcctctaccacGGCTAACACGACTGCGTTGGGGTAGGCATAGGTGTGGTGGCACTCACAACGTCGAAGGTGGTTAGCCGAACTCCAACGTAAGACGGCCCCTCTCGGCCGGATCTGGTACTTAATCATCGAAAGTACTCCGCGGGGTCGCTCACCAGCAGGGCTACCACTAGGCCCACTATGTCCcaccatcctacaccaaaagctCAATtaaacttaagtactcttaaagaaataatcaaatataatcctcaagtcgagcatttCTAACACGCACAGGCtgattcaaacctaggctctgataccacttgtgacagcctcGCTTtaccctaaggcgtaccaaaggggttagcagactgtctgcctaactctcgccaggactaacgaggcagTTAAATACGATATAAAACATTTCGGAAGGTAATAGCGCGCTCAATCTATTCAAAATTGCAAAATggcaaaacaaaaatcaaaaaccgccaatgaatagtgggtgccatgtcatataacttggcaaaatattttcaaaccaaataggatacatgaacagggttaaacagtgttatacacatacgtttgtaatttacataacaaaaggaagataattatatcaaagtacatttagggtttttccaactatcgaggagctttacaaaaaaatatattaaaactagctcaactcacgcttcaaaacatcatagtctccaaaagtggttccctataaggaaaacaaaatttaatggagtgagctttcgcccaatgaggtaccatcacccaAGTAACgaagttcacataagcacaaaGCTATTCAATCCAAACGCATCCAATAAGTGAGTCAACTAGCATCACGTTACAATAAAGAcatttaaaaggatacggtcggctctcaagagcccttgtCCCTacttgccgtacttgatctcgcCCCGTTGAGCCTCCGTCAACGCTTAAGGAGTAACCACTACCATAGACTCTACCTTcaccgattccttccacctcacatacccctaccgagtccgaactccaatcagttcagaaataGTAATACTCgtgtataccggaatcaagagtctcatactcaagGATTTCACATAAACAGTCCctatggcttgtcaattttctcgaccaagcccttgccgactcgattcAATTGgccaccaatggggttgagctcagtgataatAGTAATggtcattggatactcgtccaaacgacccCAGTTCAAGTATGTTCAAGTAGAATTCAATTAATGCAGTAAACAGTCACATAAGTCATAGAacgcgagagtgataaagtcCACCCTCgtgtcaaataatttcatccaTATACATAAGCATTCCAATcataaatttcaagtataaccAAGCCATGAAGCAACAATCACGTGAGTAGTACATTCACCAAGCAAACACAGAGTGAAATCACAAATTTCTGTCCAATGAGTGCCTTGGGTCACTAGCAcaccctaaaacattcaagtaAACACAATGaaactcgaatacgagtcataaaccgaatcCACATACTACTAGAGTAAGACTTAATGGAACGTAAAAGTGCAAAATCAAGTTAGGACATgttcggaaatgaagtttaggttggaaaacaaaagacagatttgacgttgcttAGCGGAACGAACACAACCgaagttacacttatcggattgaggtgcaatttacaccgtttcgaagctaagataaagggatacaactttgatgaagagcactcagtccattttgtagtgtagctaggtcaaagtttcaatgtaccaaaccaaaatcgcacaaacaggttagctaactGCATTATGGTTAAAagatcataactcaggctaccgaagtccaattggGGCGTTTCTAGTTCCGTGAGAAAGCTAAGTCACAGCACTACAACTTTCGTATTTTGGCCAAATCTAACTCAGTACGCATCAAGGTGAACGGTCGCGGTCAGTTTGGGGGAACTGTCAACACTGTCCACCGAACCCTTACCTAtggcagtctgggtatttccgtctttccaaaggctaccgagctcggattaGGCTGAAATTgtacaggaaactataaaacattatttcctacaactttcatgattaacctaaggctaattcagccttCATCCTATCCAAATAGTACCGGGAAGAACAGGATtagttgaaaccctaatttggaATTTTCCGTAGaaagtgaaaattttcagcaaataGTTACAATTTTCGCACTATAGcatcattctaaaccattccaatccatcatccatggccacacaatattaagcatataaaaatagaaaaatcaagaataaatataaaaatttaccaatctccaccaaaaggcacaaaatcacctctatgactaccacaagccactaattaaacattattgagaacaaaagagaggttccttagctactcaccttaccaactcaagaaaggagcCAACTTAgtaccactttcttccaaaccacttcacaaccaacctcactaccactaaactaaggatttttatggaggaattttaAGTTTAATAGGTTGATTTGCTAGGTTGAGCAAGATTGAGAGCAAGAAAGTtgaaagttttcttttcttttctccttgagaTGGCCGGCCACAAGAAGCTTGAAATGAGGATGGTTTTGGATCAATTTTGATTAATTGGTAATGTTGGGACAAAGGTCAAATTCCAacttaaatcacaaggtgacacttgtcactctcattaatgcaaagctatccttttgtctctcacACACCCATCTATttgggtaacctctaattatctccgtATACACAACtgaacctaactggccgaatttttaccgaacttttcgcactagcgggtcccacaccCGATATATACTCCTAAAACCTCataaactaatttatactagaaaaataatttaaaaatcatatttacccataaaaattatttagaaaacttttctaaaaaaaatagggaaaagcgtgcaattaaataaaataaaacttagaaaataagaaaatttacgggttctcacaaactagttattggacaaaacatgaaagttgtagatatgtgagttagctagctacctataaaattccagatcgattggagtactatagcttgtgaaatgaccgatagacccttgactgcccttaaaccctgtttcacggacagtttccATTTTGTTCTCTAAGATTTCGGTTTTTGActgtgaaaatgtatgatttgtgtgacagccccacctcaccctaaggcgaaccaaagggttcagcggaccgcctgcccaactctcgccaggactacggagtcgaattacacaaatccgatattacgcgagataggacccaaaagaattgaacgattgaagaccgccaagcttacaagtaacttaccaaaatcacatgggaaaaaacactttcatatatacatgtcgctaggtttacaataCAAGTGGAACcagtgaaatgaaatacatttgGAGTTTGCTCACTCTCGAGGAGcaatacaaaagaacaaaagattatctaactagctcaactcgcttctcaaaatcatgatttccaaaagaggttcctgtaaggaaaacaaagattacgagaagggggtgagcttacgcccaatgaggtaccaaacatgtagcagaaaaatcatggcatttcacgttatacaaatcagatacacatgctcgctataaagtaagacaggtaaacacaagaactcaaatagggaggatacaggtggctctcaggagccagctttccagcgcagtacttgatccaagccggttgactctccgtcaacgtatatagaaccaacgcgtccgtagaccccactttacaccaaattctgtccaccaaacacccctttatcGGGCCCGCTCatctcaacagaaacagaaatggtaatactcgagtataccggaatcaagggtctcaatacccaaagatcccaaaacagactaccgtggttcgttatctaatcgaccaggcccttgccggcccgactcgagtaactagccacaggggttgagctcaggggtcacagaaaggtcgttggatacaagcttccaaacgacgtccgaacagatatagatacagataacagatttaGATTCGTACCAAAaatttggcatatgaacagacaagagaacgagtgcgataaagtacaccctcgtctcaaacaaaataaacagatagtgcagtcatttaaatcacagattgcagAGGCAGAAACCAGGTTACACAGCAAAtgaagggagtggtacactcaccgggtcaagtacagatacctcaaaagttttcacttcagattggctttaatcgccaagaaaccctaaaagaaccaaagtaaaacaattgaaggttccacttccaaaatcgagtatacagaacgCACATGTGGGGCTCGACTACCGGTCATTTGCCTCACCAAAATTATTAATGCAAGGATGCAAatcatgatttttggaaacaaaaaggtaacatgaagacctaggctcaaacaacccaaaagcccttcatttctatttAAAGCCTATTCAAatttaaaggaaccaaacggcctagaaaattggacagcatttcccctaaatttgcttacttttccagccgtcatggcttcattattgtcctcagccagtcccaaagtcacacataacataagttcattcaatagccgtttagtaggctccaagtagtacaagtacaactcaagctagggaaaagtccggaaatgaaagtcaagccctaaaatattcaaataagcacaataagactcaattacaagtcataaaccaatgccaaatactactgaaatagggttccataagcatacataagcattagaggaaaccagaaaatccggaaatggagttagctttagccctgaaaaaaaaaacagttttttgacctcattttgcggtaatggtaccaaaggcaatacgattatcggatgaaggtgcaagacccaccgtttcaaagctaagagatagggctacaatgtttcAGAAGACAACTTTGTCCATttttgagtgtaacaaggtcataaatgcaagatactacatcaaaaacgtaaaacagattcaccaaaacgcattctaccggaaacatcataactcaggctctccaagtccaaatccagaaattccaaaaccaactgaaatctatgaaacagggataaatttcatcagaaggcctcaacaaccaattcagaagcaattccagccaaaacaaccaattacaggcgcaattcttacattcgggtaaaaccagaacagcaataataatttcgacttttctcattctacactactccgattgatctgaacttttgtaggcacctctaaattgtcattccatacaactttcatgttttaagccaaggccaattcggcctctaattaggagctaaaaattcgggcagaatgctcccacaagaaccctaattttctgaaatttcttccaaaccagaaattggttgcaattaatcactttttccacctcctagagtcattatataccaattccaatcatcatagatagccacacaatcatgcttatattaaaacagaaaaatccccaaaaataataaaacttcatcactacaaccacaaatcaagaattaatccataaacttgcatctcatactaccactaagcatgattta
Protein-coding regions in this window:
- the LOC140015918 gene encoding uncharacterized protein, translating into MAPYEALYGRKCRSPIYFDEVGERKVLDPTVISWMEEAREKVKLIRQRLQTAQNRQKCYADNRRKDLEFEVGDRVFLKITPLWSVTAGKGKKLQLRFVGPFKILQRVGKVVYRLELPPNLSRTHDVFHVSMLKKYYPDPSHILQSEEIEIDESLTYEEKPVQLLDRKVKELRNKQIPLVKIL